One part of the Mariniblastus fucicola genome encodes these proteins:
- a CDS encoding sulfatase-like hydrolase/transferase, protein MPKFAFFVLLVLVSDLVSGATQVLAEQPNVLWIVTDDQRYDSVQEFNRILHDRDHSALGHVESPNVDRLAKMGTTFINTYCQAPGCAPSRASMHYGRYPFRSGVYEFEYHNNTVEHCRPTLPEEMAAIGYQTVQIGKLGVRIKTLNRNGKPVKHPIYQTEISSKFLAKQGLSDRGKDWFFELDGEKLETPLKSVEYFITPDGEFEMTSPQIEVFEKYKGQSKRIDEKYDLLRHYNKKKPGLPGAGIAITGVSSRKAGKTRDGYYASVFGDFLESADQPLQIGSESFTGVDTSKPLFCHIGFDFPHTPVNPPKSFRDRFQQFDYKIPEFDEAELKTMARQMKKQVTSGYSDHLTDEEKQKMTQDYYAFCAYGDSLVGQSVDSFVQYSEKHNQPWMVVYVCGDHGWKLNEHGSISKFSPWDVDCHNPIIVVSSDKQIFPSGKVVTDFTEFVDIAPTILAAGGAELDNEKFQHLDGQNLAKVVSGEAPVRDYVIGECHAVTGPRAYIRTKDYVFSCQTRPDKRRGRNLQWAMEAKYEEIDPALYQTGTDPGEVNNLAFNEDHKQTALVLKDKLLSIVLGDDRVEVDWGSKGGGTEIFRSNNSPDADDKKLDLSN, encoded by the coding sequence ATGCCCAAATTTGCATTTTTCGTTTTACTCGTTTTAGTGAGCGACCTCGTATCCGGTGCGACGCAGGTGTTGGCAGAACAGCCCAACGTACTGTGGATCGTTACCGATGACCAACGCTACGATTCGGTTCAGGAGTTCAATCGCATTCTGCACGATCGCGACCACAGCGCTCTCGGCCATGTCGAATCGCCGAACGTTGATCGACTGGCGAAGATGGGCACAACGTTTATCAACACCTACTGCCAGGCCCCGGGGTGCGCTCCGTCTCGCGCGTCGATGCACTACGGACGCTATCCGTTTCGCAGCGGCGTCTACGAATTCGAGTATCACAACAATACTGTGGAACACTGCCGCCCAACGTTGCCCGAGGAGATGGCGGCGATCGGATATCAGACGGTACAGATCGGAAAACTAGGCGTGCGAATCAAGACGCTCAACCGGAATGGCAAACCTGTCAAGCATCCGATTTACCAAACAGAGATCAGTTCCAAATTCCTGGCGAAGCAGGGCCTTTCGGATCGTGGCAAGGACTGGTTTTTTGAGCTTGATGGTGAGAAGCTCGAAACGCCGCTGAAGTCCGTCGAATATTTCATTACGCCCGATGGAGAATTCGAGATGACCAGTCCACAGATCGAAGTGTTTGAAAAGTACAAAGGTCAAAGTAAGCGAATCGATGAGAAATACGATCTGCTGAGACACTACAACAAGAAAAAACCAGGCCTGCCTGGAGCTGGCATCGCGATCACCGGAGTCAGTTCGCGGAAGGCCGGCAAGACCCGCGACGGATATTACGCCTCTGTGTTCGGTGACTTCCTCGAATCCGCTGACCAACCGCTGCAGATCGGCAGCGAATCCTTTACCGGCGTCGACACCTCCAAACCGCTTTTCTGCCACATCGGTTTTGACTTTCCTCACACGCCAGTCAATCCTCCGAAAAGCTTTCGTGATCGCTTTCAACAATTCGACTACAAGATCCCCGAGTTCGACGAAGCGGAACTAAAGACAATGGCCAGGCAGATGAAAAAGCAGGTCACCAGCGGATACAGCGATCATCTGACCGATGAAGAGAAACAAAAGATGACGCAGGATTATTACGCGTTTTGCGCTTACGGAGATTCACTGGTCGGCCAGTCGGTTGACTCATTCGTACAGTACAGTGAAAAACACAACCAGCCATGGATGGTCGTTTACGTATGCGGCGATCACGGTTGGAAGCTGAACGAACACGGATCGATCTCGAAGTTTTCGCCCTGGGACGTTGACTGCCACAACCCGATCATTGTCGTGTCTTCGGACAAGCAAATTTTTCCATCCGGAAAGGTCGTCACGGACTTTACGGAGTTCGTTGACATCGCGCCGACAATTTTGGCCGCAGGCGGGGCAGAACTGGACAACGAAAAGTTCCAACATCTCGACGGGCAAAACCTTGCCAAAGTCGTTTCGGGCGAGGCTCCAGTTCGCGACTACGTGATTGGCGAATGTCATGCCGTGACCGGACCGCGGGCCTATATTCGAACGAAAGACTACGTGTTCTCCTGCCAAACCCGACCGGATAAACGTCGCGGCAGGAATCTGCAGTGGGCGATGGAAGCCAAATACGAAGAGATTGATCCTGCACTTTATCAAACCGGCACCGATCCTGGCGAAGTCAATAATCTCGCGTTCAACGAGGATCACAAACAGACCGCGCTGGT